The nucleotide window CATCACGGGCCGCTGCGCGACCTGTACGAGCGCATCGCCACGAGCGGGCTCGCCTTCCAGCCGGCGCGCTTTTCGTTCACCCCGCACGTGACGCTCTCGTTCTTCCGCACGCTCACCCCGCTGCAGCGGCGCGAGCTGCTCGCCGTGCGCCTCGAGGAACCGCTGGTGGTGGACCACATCCGCTGCTCGCTCACCGACGAGCCGCTCCCGCCGCGGGCGCTGTTCGAGCTGCCGCTCACCGGGGATCGTTAGGCCACCTGATGCCCGACTCGCCCACCGTGCCGACGTCCCCGCCCTCGTTGGCCGAACCGACGCCCGAGGCGTTGCTCGCCACGCTCACGGCGGACGCGTCGGCCGAGGCGGCGCACGCCATCGTCGACCTCGCCGTGGAGTACCTCGCGCGTGCCGGGAGCGGGGAGGGGGCGGTGTCGCGGGGGACGCCGCCGCTGCAGCTGGCGGCTCGCTTCGAGGAACCCCTCCCCGCGCACGGGGTCCCGCTCGCCGTCGTGGCCCAGCGCCTGCGCGACGACGTGCTCGCCGAGGGGAACCGCCTCGTGCATCCCATGTACGTCGGGCACCAGGTCTCGCCCCCGCTACCGGTGGCGATCTGGACCGACGCGGTGATCTCGGCGCTCAACAACAGCCAGGCCGTGCGCGAGATGTCGCCGGCCGGGACGTTGGTCGAGCGGCAGGTGATCCGGTGGATGGGGGCGCTGGCCGGTTTCGGCCCCGCGAGCGGCGGAACCTTCACCTCGGGCGGGACGGAGGCCACGCTCACCGCCCTCCTTGCCGCGCGCGGCCGGGCGATGCCTAACGCCTGGGAGGACGGCGTGGGGGCGGTGCCGCCGGTCGTGCTCTGCGGCGCACACGCGCACTACGCCGTGAGTCGGGCCGTGGGGATCATGGGGCTCGGCGTAAAGCAGGTGATCGTCGTCCCGTCCGACGGCTATCGCATGGACGCGCGCGAGGTCGCCCCCACGCTCGCGCGCCTGCGCGACGCCGGGCGCCCGGTGCTGGCGGTGGTGGCGACGGCGGGGAGCACGGCGACCGGCGCCTTCGACGATCTCGAGCGGCTCGCCGACGCCTGTGCGGCGCAGGGGACGTGGCTCCACGTCGACGCGGCACACGGGGCGTCGGCGCTCTTCTCCGCGCGGCACCGCGACCGGTTGCGCGGGATCGCGCGCGTCGACTCGCTGGCCTGGGATCCGCACAAGATGATGCTGATGCCGCTGGCGGCCGGGATGGTGCTCGTGCGCGATGCGGCGGTGCTCGATCGCGCCTTCGCCCAATCGGCCCCGTACCTCTTTCAGCACGGGGCCGAGGCGATAGTCCCGGACATCGGGCCGCGTGCGTTCCAGTGCTCGCGTCGCGGCGATGCCGTCAAGGTGTGGGCGGCACTCCTGCGTTACGGGCAGACGGGGATCGCCGGTTTCTACGACCACCTGTGCGCGCTCACGAGCGCCTTTCACGGGATGGTGGAGGCGCATCCCCGGTTCGAAGCGTTGCACCTCCCGGAGACCAACATCCTCTGCTTTCGCTACACGGGCGGCGCGGCGACCGACGAGGGGGCGCTCGACGAGTTGAACCGCCGCATGCGCGAGCGATACAACATGTCCGGAGAGGGGTGGATCACGTCGACCCTCCTCGACGGACGGCGCGTGCTGCGCGTGACGATCATCAATCCGCGCACCACCGAGGTGCACCTCGCGCAGGTGCTGGACGGGCTCGATCGGGTTGGCGCCGCGCTCGCCTGACGAGTCGCGGCGCAGTACTAAAGCGCCTTCTTGATCGCCGCCTCGATGTCCTGGTCGCCGCCGGCCCCCGCGTAGACGATCTTCCCCGCCTTGTTGACGACGATCACCGTCGACGTCGCCTTCACGCCGTACACCGCGTCGGCTTCGCCCTTGCGATCGTAGAAGGTCTCCACGTCGAAGCCGTACTTCTCCATGTGGAGCTTCACGCGCTGCGGCGACTGGTTGAACGAGACCGCGAGCCCGAGGAACTTCACCTGGGTGCCGTACTTCTTCTTGGCGGCAATGATCTTGGGCTCGAGCTGCTTGCAGTTCTCGCACCAGGTGGCCCACACCTCGATGAGGAGGGGCGACTTCCCGATGAACGGCGCCAGGTTCGCCGGCTTGCCGTCGAGCGTCTCGACCTTGAGGTCTGGGAGCGTGGAGCCTAACGGGAGGTCGATGGCGTACTGCGCCCGGGCCACCGCCGGCGCGGCGAGCACGGCGCCGCCCACGAGTGCGACGATAGCCAGTCGACGCGCGAGGGCGCGGGCACGGAGAACGATCATATCAGGAGTTGCCCCATCTTCACGAGGTAGTACTCGGCGACGCCGAGCATCACGATGCCGAAGACCTTCTTGACGCGCACCATCCACAGCCCGGCTTTCGGGAGGCGCGACACCGCCCCCGACGATACCCCCACGACGACCAGGAGGGTGCACATCCCGAGCGAGAAGGCGAACAGATAGATGAAGCCGAGCCACGCGCTTTTCGTTTCGGTGACCCAGGTGAGGACGGCGATCATCACCGGCGCCGAGCAGGGGGCGGCGACGAGTCCCGACATCGCCCCCATGGCCAAGGCCCCGCCAAAGCGGCCACCGCTCCCCGCCGTGGCGGCGCGCTGCGTGAGAAAGGCCGGGAGGCGCACCGGGATCACGTCGAGCATCGAGAGCGCGGCCAGCATCAGGACGTTGGCCATCGCGAAGTACAGCCACGGGTTCGTGCTGACCCGCCCGAACATCGTCCCGGTCATCCCGGCAAAGAGCCCCAGTCCGGCGTAGACCAGCGAGAGCCCAAGGACGTACGTGAGGCTCAGGAGCAGCGGGCGCAGGCGCGAAGTCGGGGCTCCTGTGCTACCGGCCGTCTCGCCGCCGACGATCGCCGCCGTGATCGGGATCATCGGGTAGATGCACGGGGTCAGCGACGTCAGGACCCCGGCCAGGAAGAGGAGCGGGAGGGCGGTGGCCGGAGAGCCCGAGAGCTTGTCGGTGATGGCGGAGAAGTCCATACGTGGGATGAAGGCTATCCGTCGGACCCCGGTTCCGCTCGCCGCGGCCCCGACGCTC belongs to Gemmatimonadota bacterium and includes:
- a CDS encoding pyridoxal-dependent decarboxylase; this translates as MPDSPTVPTSPPSLAEPTPEALLATLTADASAEAAHAIVDLAVEYLARAGSGEGAVSRGTPPLQLAARFEEPLPAHGVPLAVVAQRLRDDVLAEGNRLVHPMYVGHQVSPPLPVAIWTDAVISALNNSQAVREMSPAGTLVERQVIRWMGALAGFGPASGGTFTSGGTEATLTALLAARGRAMPNAWEDGVGAVPPVVLCGAHAHYAVSRAVGIMGLGVKQVIVVPSDGYRMDAREVAPTLARLRDAGRPVLAVVATAGSTATGAFDDLERLADACAAQGTWLHVDAAHGASALFSARHRDRLRGIARVDSLAWDPHKMMLMPLAAGMVLVRDAAVLDRAFAQSAPYLFQHGAEAIVPDIGPRAFQCSRRGDAVKVWAALLRYGQTGIAGFYDHLCALTSAFHGMVEAHPRFEALHLPETNILCFRYTGGAATDEGALDELNRRMRERYNMSGEGWITSTLLDGRRVLRVTIINPRTTEVHLAQVLDGLDRVGAALA
- a CDS encoding TlpA family protein disulfide reductase; the encoded protein is MIVLRARALARRLAIVALVGGAVLAAPAVARAQYAIDLPLGSTLPDLKVETLDGKPANLAPFIGKSPLLIEVWATWCENCKQLEPKIIAAKKKYGTQVKFLGLAVSFNQSPQRVKLHMEKYGFDVETFYDRKGEADAVYGVKATSTVIVVNKAGKIVYAGAGGDQDIEAAIKKAL
- a CDS encoding sulfite exporter TauE/SafE family protein, whose protein sequence is MDFSAITDKLSGSPATALPLLFLAGVLTSLTPCIYPMIPITAAIVGGETAGSTGAPTSRLRPLLLSLTYVLGLSLVYAGLGLFAGMTGTMFGRVSTNPWLYFAMANVLMLAALSMLDVIPVRLPAFLTQRAATAGSGGRFGGALAMGAMSGLVAAPCSAPVMIAVLTWVTETKSAWLGFIYLFAFSLGMCTLLVVVGVSSGAVSRLPKAGLWMVRVKKVFGIVMLGVAEYYLVKMGQLLI